CTTCCAGACGCTGCTCGTGCGGCAGCACGACTGGTCCTACACCGAAACCGCGATCGCCTTCAGCGTCACCATTTTCTCGCTCGGCTGTTCGGCGGCGTGGGCCGGCGCGATGCTGCCCAGGCTGGGCCCGCGGCGGCTGGCGATCATCGGCAGCCTGCTGTTCTGCAGCGGCTATGTCCTCGGCGGCATCGCCCTGCAGTTCGACTATCTGCCGCTGTTCTATATCGGCTACGGCGTGATCGGCGGCGCGGGCATCGGCCTCGGCTATGTGACCCCGGTCGCGACGGCCGCGAAGTGGTATCCCGACCGCAAGGGGCTGGCGACCGGCATTGTCGTGATGGGTTTCGGCGTCGGTGCGTTCCTGTTGAGCAAGGTGCTGGCGCCCATCCTCATTTTGGCCACGGAAGGCGACCTGCCGACCGTCTTCATCGGGCTTGGAATCCTTTTCGCCGTCATTCTGCTGCCGTCCAGCTTCCTGCTGCGCGACCCGCCGCCCGGCTACCGGGTGACGGCCGCCGGCGTGCAGTCGACGGTGCTGGAGGAAGAGGAATCGGGCTCGGTCCGGCAATGCCTCCTCTCGCGCGAATTCGCCATCATGTGGCTGGTCTTCTTCTTCAACATCGCGGCGGGAATCTCCGTTATCAGCTTCCAGTCGTCCCTGCTTCAGGACGTCTGGGGCCTGGCCGACCCGACCGTCGAGCCGGAAGTCCTGGCGCAGTACGGCGCGACCCTGATCGCGGTCAGTTCGCTGTGCAACGGCGCGGGGCGGCTGCTCTGGGGCCTGCTGTCCGACCGGATCGGCCGGGTCCGCGTGTTCCGGATTCTGCTCGGCAGCCAGATGATCGTCTTCGGCATCCTGATGACCGAGAGCAATCCGTGGATCTTCTCCGCCCTGGTCTGCTACGTGCTGCTGTGTTTCGGCGGCGGCTTCGCGACCATGCCGTCCTTCGTCCTCGACGTGTTCGG
The genomic region above belongs to Rhodospirillaceae bacterium and contains:
- a CDS encoding OFA family MFS transporter, producing MSIPRGLTVLLCTVLQICLGTVYAWSFFQTLLVRQHDWSYTETAIAFSVTIFSLGCSAAWAGAMLPRLGPRRLAIIGSLLFCSGYVLGGIALQFDYLPLFYIGYGVIGGAGIGLGYVTPVATAAKWYPDRKGLATGIVVMGFGVGAFLLSKVLAPILILATEGDLPTVFIGLGILFAVILLPSSFLLRDPPPGYRVTAAGVQSTVLEEEESGSVRQCLLSREFAIMWLVFFFNIAAGISVISFQSSLLQDVWGLADPTVEPEVLAQYGATLIAVSSLCNGAGRLLWGLLSDRIGRVRVFRILLGSQMIVFGILMTESNPWIFSALVCYVLLCFGGGFATMPSFVLDVFGTKRMSVIYGAMLTAWAAAGIFGPVYVGYIKDQYPDRAVIYCFLVGVLILGLGFSFSYLLNDDRIRLGKPTLEGTLRRFGIAVPGAK